The stretch of DNA AAGGCACTCCGGATATCGAAGCTCTTGAGAGTGCGCAGCCATAAGGAGGATCATATAGCGTAACGATCATATCCGTTACGCTATATTTACGTTTTGTTTTATCAGTTATACTGAGGTGAAAAAAATGGATTTTAGATGGGAAATTATTGGAGAGTATTTGCCTTTCTTCATGAGAGGCCTTGGCTACACGATATTGGCATCATTGATTGGATTCCTCATCGGGGCTGTCATCGGTTTGCTGATCGGAATGGGGAAGAGCCTTTCCAATCCGATTCTTCGCCTGCCGTTCATTTGGTATGTGAATATTTTCAGGGGCACGCCGCTGCTCGTACAGATTTTCTTGATTCACTTTGCGGTGATGCCTATTTTCATCAAGCCGCCAGAGCCGCTGATATCCTTGATTGTGGCATTGGCATTGAATTCTGCTGCTTACATTGCAGAGATTTTCCGTGCCGGTATCAATTCGATAGATAAGGGGCAGCGTGAGGCTGCATACAGTCTCGGAATGAATCACGCACAAGTGCTGCGGCATGTTGTACTGCCACAGGCATTCAAGCGGATGATTCCGCCGCTGGGCAACGAATTCATCGTCTTGGTGAAGGATTCTTCACTTGGAGCGGTCATTGCAGCGCCGGAGCTATTTTACTGGGGCAGGGTGGCAGTTGGCGCATATTCCCGGGTCTGGGAGCCATATTTGGCAGTGGCGGTTTTGTATTTTGTCGTTTGTTTAGTATTATCATATGTACAGGGCTTTTTAGAAAGGAAGTATGCGACAGATGATCAGCGTAAAAAACCTAAAAAAAACCTTCGGCGATCTCGAGGTGCTGCGGGACATTAATGTCGAAATCAAGGAAAAGGAAGTAGTCGTGGTCATCGGTCCTTCCGGTTCCGGTAAATCCACTTTCATTCGCTGTCTCAACCGCATCGAGGATATTACGGATGGTCACGTCTATATAGAAGGAACGGACATCTCTGATAAAAAAGTGAATATCAATAAGGTACGGACAGACGTAGGCATGGTATTTCAGCAGTTCAATCTGTTCCCTCATAAAACGGTGCTGGAGAACATCATGCTTTCCCCGATGGTCGTCCGCAAGTGGAAAAGGAAGGACGCGGAAGAAAAGGCGCTGGCGCTGCTGCGAAAGGTTGGCCTGGAAGATAAGGCAGGTGTTTATCCTGAGTCCCTATCCGGCGGACAAAAGCAGCGGGTTGCCATTGCCCGTGCCTTGTGCATGGAGCCGAAGGTGATGCTGTTCGATGAACCGACGTCTGCACTTGATCCGGAAATGGTCGGGGAGGTGCTGGAGGTCATGAAACAGCTCGCCAGGGAAGGGATGACGATGATCGTTGTCACGCACGAAATGGGCTTCGCTCGCGAAGTCGGTGATCGTGTCTTGTTCATGGATGGCGGTTATATCGTGGAGGAAGCGAAACCGGGGGATATTTTCAACAATCCGAAGGAAGAACGGACGAAGGCTTTCTTGAGTAAAGTATTATGACATTTACAGCCAGTGCAAACATGCGCTGGCTGTTTTCTTGTAAAAAGGGTGTCATATAATCTTACAAATTTGCTGTCATCCTATATTCCCTATGCTAAAGTAAGGGTAAGATTTTCGGGTAACTAACGAACTGTAACCAAACATTCGTCATGTTCTCGGTTAATCCCTCTCATTTGCAAGCAGAATGCATTGTTCGGCTTGTCTTACAGCTTGTACAGATGATATGTTGCGTGGCATATCCGACTGTGCGGGCTGTTTTTTTGTGCTTTTTGCTGAAATAAGGGAATTTATGCTGGACATGCCAATAATTTGTAATCATTCAGCACCCTCCTGCGTATGATGGGTCTATAGAAATGACAGGAGTGGCGCCATGTATAAATTAAAAGTCATAGATGCCAGTAAGATATTCAGACGCGACGGTCAGGAAGTGGTTGCATTGCAGGAGACGACAATGCAAATACCTGCAGGACGTTTTGTCAGTATCATTGGCCCCAGCGGCTGTGGCAAATCGACACTCTTCAATATGATTGCCGGGCTTATCAAGCCCACCACTGGAAAGATTCTTTTGGATGGAGAGAATATCGTCGGCAAGAGTGGCTATGTCGGTTATATGCTTCAGAAGGATCTGCTGCTGCCGTGGAGGACGATCTTGGATAATGTGATTCTTGGCTTGGAAGTAAAGGGTATATCGAAACGGGAGGCGAGGAAAAGGGCGCAGCCATTACTTGAAAGGTATGGGTTGCAAGGCTTTGAAAACAATTATCCTCCGGAGTTATCAGGAGGTATGCGTCAGCGGGCCGCATTGCTGCGGACGCTTTTGTATGACCAGGACATCATCTTGCTGGATGAACCATTCGGAGCATTGGATGCACAGACTAGGCTGCAGATGCAAGAGTGGCTGCTTCGTATCTGGGAGGATTTCCAGAAAACGATTCTTTTCATCACACATGATATAGACGAAGCGATTTTCTTATCGGATGACATCTATGTTTTGTCTCAGCGGCCAGGAAAACTGAAGGCAAAAATCAATGTGGAACTGGAGCGGCCTCGTACAGAGGAAACATTGTTATCGGATAAATTCATATCATTAAAGCAAACATTGCTGGATTTGCTTAGAGAGGAACCGAAAGAGAATGGCAAAACCTGAAAAAAAACGCTACATCGAGGATGAGAAAAAACGCCAGCAGCGAATGAAGCGGATAGTGTTTGGAGGTCAGATCGGTCTCGGTGTGCTCGTGATTATCTTATGGGAGGTCCTGACACGATATGAAGTGATGGATCCATATTATTGGAGCAGTCCGAGTACAATCTATGAAACTGCCAAGGTTGCTTTCCTGGAAGGCACGCTTTGGAGTGATTTGGTCTATACATCGCTTGCTACTTTGGCTGGATTTGCGTCCGGGACGCTTATCGGTTCACTGGTCGGGCTGTCTTTTTGGTGGTCCGCTTACTATTCACGAATATCAGAACCATACTTGATTGCTTTCAATGCGATTCCGAAACTGGCGCTTGGTCCGGTCATTGTCATTTTGTTTGGCATCGGGTTCTTTTCCAAGGTGATGCTTGCATTCCTGATGACTGTCATCGTCACAGCACTGGCTGCTCATAGCGGCATCAAAGCAGTCGATAAGGATTTGGAAAAACTGCTGTATTCCTTAGGAGCCAAACGCAGACATGTTTTTACGAAAGTGGTCGTTCCGACAACGATGCCTTGGATTGTAAGCAGTCTGCGCATCAATATTGCATTGGCGCTTGCGGGAACGATCGTCGGGGAGTTCATCAGCTCCCGTCAAGGAATTGGCAGGATGATCTTATATGCAGGTCAAATTTTGGATATCGACCTTGTGTGGGTCGGTGTCGTCGTATTGTCGATATTGTCTTTGCTCATGTATGCAGGGACGGTCAGCTTGGAAAAATTATTGCTTCGAGGTCAAGAGCCAAAACAATAGGAGGTGTCCCATGAAAAAAGCACGGTGGTTTGGCGTGTTCTTTTTGGCTGTCCTGCTTGGTATCCTGGCAGGATGTGCAGGTGGCGGCAGTGAGAAAGAGGAGCTGAAGAAAATAACCATTGCAGAACCGGTGCATTTGACTGGCTATCTGCCGCTCTATGCAGCTATACATGAAGGGTATTTTGAAGAGGAAGGTTTGGATGTGGAAGTGGTCACTGCAACTGGCGGAGCGCATGTAACGACTGTCGTAAGCGGGGATGCCTGGGGGAATATCGCCGGTCCGGATTCCAATGCACTCGCCAATATCGACTCGAATGATCCCATTGTATCGGTCGTCAATGTCGTCAATCGGGCCAATGTCTACTTGATGGCTGGCGGCGATACACCTCCGGCAGGTGCATCGGAGGAAGTATTGGCAGCTTATCTCGAAGGGAAGACAATTGCAGCAGGGCGCTATGGAGGCAGCCCGAACTTGCTGACACGTTACTTGATCATGGAGTTGGGGATGGAGCCAGGCAAAGACGTATTCCTTGAAGAGCCTGCCGATGCAAGTGCCGTTGTATCCTTGGTGGAGAATGGCCAGGCAGATATTGCCAATGGAGCCGAACCGCAAATATACGATGGCATTGAAAAGGGAGTCTGGAATGAACCGTTCTATGGATTTCCTAGTTTGGGAGATTACCCATACAGCGTCATCAGTGTAAAGCAATCCACGATTGAAGAGGATCCTGAAACAGTCCAGAAGTTTGTAAGAGCTATCACGAAAGCTTTAAAAGCGGTAGATGAGGATAAGGAAATGGCTATGGAGGTTTTGAAAAAGGAGTTCCCGACAACAGAGGAAGCGAGTCTGCAAGCATCACTGGACCGGGCTTATGCTGATGAACTTTGGAGCAAGGATGGCTATATCACAAAGGAAGCAACGGATAAAACGATGGATGTAGTGACGAAGACCGGTGTATACAAAGGAGATTATAAATACGAAGAGCTAGTCAATATGGAGTTCGTCGAGGCATTGGAATAGGCAGGGCTGGCAATCCAATTGCCAGCTTTTTTTCTTGTCAACTTAAGCAAGTCACCGCCATATAGTAGGAAAGGAATCGGAACTTCCATGTTTATAAGTTTCCACTAGGAAACTTTATTGTTATGATGCATAATAAAAGGAAGTAGATTGTAGCAGGACGAGGAGGGCAACGATGGACGAAAATGTATTACTGGCCTTGGGTTTGACCCTGATGGCAGGGCTTGCAACAGGAATAGGCAGTCTGATGGGATTTTTCACTTCCACAACGAATACAAAATTCTTATCACTCAGTCTCGGGTTTTCTGCTGGGGTGATGATTTATGTGTCGATGGTGGAAATCTTCGTCAAGGCAAAGGATGCCTTGACCGGGGCCATCGGCATCCAAGCAGGCAACTGGGCGACGGTAGGCGGGTTCTTTGGCGGGATGCTCCTCATCGCACTGATTGATAAAGTGATACCGAAGCAATCCAATCCGCATGAGGGCAAAAAAGTCGAGGAGATGGACAGCCTGGTTCAAAATCAGGCCTTGCTTAAAATGGGTACTTTCACTGCGCTGGCAATAGCCATCCATAATTTTCCGGAGGGTATAGCCACCTTCACTTCTGCCTTGCAGGATCCTTCCCTTGGGGTAGCCATTGCCATCGCCATCGCGATCCATAATATCCCGGAGGGGATTGCAGTCGCTGTTCCAGTCTATTTTGCGACAAACAATAAGAAGAAGGCTTTCGGTCTTTCTTTCTTATCGGGTCTGTCGGAACCAGTTGGAGCCATACTTGCGTACCTCGTTTTGATGCCGTTTTTGAACGATATCATGTTTGGGATCATCTTTGCCGCCGTGGCTGGGATCATGGTGTTCATTTCACTCGATGGATTATTGCCGGCTGCCAAGAAATATGATGAAGGACATACTTCGATTTATGGATTGATCAGCGGCATGATGGTGATGGCAATCAGTTTGCTTCTGTTTATCTGAATCTGGAACCGTCTGCTTAAGCGGGCGGTTTCTTTGTGTATAATAGAGAGAAACAGGAGGGATGTCCGAATGGGAAGTAAATTGGTGGACAATAGCAGGAATGCCTTGATCAGCAGCTTGGCACTGAGAGAGGAAGAAACATTGCTGATCGTCACGGATGACAGTAAAAAGGAGCTGGCGGAAGCTCTCTATGCAGCCGGCAGATCCATTGGCGCTGAAATATTGCTGCTTATCATGCAGGACAGGGAGAAATCCGGTCAGGAACCGCCAAGCGTCATTGCTGAAGCAATGAAGCATTGTGATGCAGCTGTATGCATCACGGAGCATTCCCTGACACATACACAGGCGAAAAAGGATGCCGTAGCCGCTGGGGTCCGTGTGGCGACGATGCCTGGGATTACATACGATATGTTCCTGGAAGGTGCCATCAGTGCAGACTACGATCAAGTCGAAAAAATGACATTTGAAGTTACGGAAAAATTGAGTCAAACA from Terribacillus sp. FSL K6-0262 encodes:
- a CDS encoding amino acid ABC transporter permease encodes the protein MDFRWEIIGEYLPFFMRGLGYTILASLIGFLIGAVIGLLIGMGKSLSNPILRLPFIWYVNIFRGTPLLVQIFLIHFAVMPIFIKPPEPLISLIVALALNSAAYIAEIFRAGINSIDKGQREAAYSLGMNHAQVLRHVVLPQAFKRMIPPLGNEFIVLVKDSSLGAVIAAPELFYWGRVAVGAYSRVWEPYLAVAVLYFVVCLVLSYVQGFLERKYATDDQRKKPKKNLRRSRGAAGH
- a CDS encoding amino acid ABC transporter ATP-binding protein, encoding MISVKNLKKTFGDLEVLRDINVEIKEKEVVVVIGPSGSGKSTFIRCLNRIEDITDGHVYIEGTDISDKKVNINKVRTDVGMVFQQFNLFPHKTVLENIMLSPMVVRKWKRKDAEEKALALLRKVGLEDKAGVYPESLSGGQKQRVAIARALCMEPKVMLFDEPTSALDPEMVGEVLEVMKQLAREGMTMIVVTHEMGFAREVGDRVLFMDGGYIVEEAKPGDIFNNPKEERTKAFLSKVL
- a CDS encoding ABC transporter ATP-binding protein, whose product is MYKLKVIDASKIFRRDGQEVVALQETTMQIPAGRFVSIIGPSGCGKSTLFNMIAGLIKPTTGKILLDGENIVGKSGYVGYMLQKDLLLPWRTILDNVILGLEVKGISKREARKRAQPLLERYGLQGFENNYPPELSGGMRQRAALLRTLLYDQDIILLDEPFGALDAQTRLQMQEWLLRIWEDFQKTILFITHDIDEAIFLSDDIYVLSQRPGKLKAKINVELERPRTEETLLSDKFISLKQTLLDLLREEPKENGKT
- a CDS encoding ABC transporter permease — its product is MAKPEKKRYIEDEKKRQQRMKRIVFGGQIGLGVLVIILWEVLTRYEVMDPYYWSSPSTIYETAKVAFLEGTLWSDLVYTSLATLAGFASGTLIGSLVGLSFWWSAYYSRISEPYLIAFNAIPKLALGPVIVILFGIGFFSKVMLAFLMTVIVTALAAHSGIKAVDKDLEKLLYSLGAKRRHVFTKVVVPTTMPWIVSSLRINIALALAGTIVGEFISSRQGIGRMILYAGQILDIDLVWVGVVVLSILSLLMYAGTVSLEKLLLRGQEPKQ
- a CDS encoding ABC transporter substrate-binding protein — its product is MKKARWFGVFFLAVLLGILAGCAGGGSEKEELKKITIAEPVHLTGYLPLYAAIHEGYFEEEGLDVEVVTATGGAHVTTVVSGDAWGNIAGPDSNALANIDSNDPIVSVVNVVNRANVYLMAGGDTPPAGASEEVLAAYLEGKTIAAGRYGGSPNLLTRYLIMELGMEPGKDVFLEEPADASAVVSLVENGQADIANGAEPQIYDGIEKGVWNEPFYGFPSLGDYPYSVISVKQSTIEEDPETVQKFVRAITKALKAVDEDKEMAMEVLKKEFPTTEEASLQASLDRAYADELWSKDGYITKEATDKTMDVVTKTGVYKGDYKYEELVNMEFVEALE
- the zupT gene encoding zinc transporter ZupT, with translation MDENVLLALGLTLMAGLATGIGSLMGFFTSTTNTKFLSLSLGFSAGVMIYVSMVEIFVKAKDALTGAIGIQAGNWATVGGFFGGMLLIALIDKVIPKQSNPHEGKKVEEMDSLVQNQALLKMGTFTALAIAIHNFPEGIATFTSALQDPSLGVAIAIAIAIHNIPEGIAVAVPVYFATNNKKKAFGLSFLSGLSEPVGAILAYLVLMPFLNDIMFGIIFAAVAGIMVFISLDGLLPAAKKYDEGHTSIYGLISGMMVMAISLLLFI